The Scomber scombrus chromosome 19, fScoSco1.1, whole genome shotgun sequence DNA window AACACTAAATGGGCGAGTTACATCTCATTCATTAAAGGACATTCAGGCCTTTACATATATGATCAAACATCGGGTCAAATCCATAAGAAGCATCCAGACATGAGACATGTGACACTCAATAACATATGTATCTGCCCCAGTAAAACATTTCCTCTATGTGCTTCAATAAGTTAGTTGTTTTCTATTGATTTGAATGTTCTTTTAGTCATTCTTAGTCTCAGTGTTGTCTGGTGTTCAGCCATATAATTACGTGACCTTGTTTCTATTCCATGAGTCCTGTCTCTCAGCTTATACACTGTCATatgatgtatattaatgtgttgtCGCAAcctgtttgaaaagaaaaacaataaaaaactacTTATCATaacattatttagaaaaatacagCATAATTAATAAAGACTGAGGTATTGGCTTTGTAGATGCCAACATGTGTTTATTAGAACATAACTGCTTAACAGCTGGGCCAAAGTGAGGATCTTCAACTGGATTTCTGATTTACTGTAATCTAACCAAATCATTTGAATTGACCACAGCACTCTACCGCTCTCATCAAGCCTTAAAATTAGAATGATCTGTAGATTAAGGCTACAGGCGTATAAATCATAATGACATTACAACTGAATATACCTCCTGGTTTAAGCCTGGGTGACTTTATACAGCAACAGAACATTGGCAATATAATCTACTATTATTCATTAATGGTTGCTTTCGATTAAATGCATTCCTTAGAGCGGATTTCCACTGAGTATCCCTTTAGGAGTATTTCATTCTTAAACGTTTTCAAGCAAATAATTAACAGTTATACATAGGCTTAGGGTATAAATTCCTTGAACGCAGTACAATAAGAATGGATTATGATTGCAGCTCTGTTGAAGTGGAATAAACACGTTGGAGGATGTGCGTAATGAAAAGCACACCAAGGAAAAGCGCCAAacattccttcttctttttctttccttttctttttttttttagctctctttttttttttaaaacctcagccaaaatacaatacaattagtTTATAATGAAGCTTTTCATATGAAACTGTTCTTTTCAGTCAGCGCAGGTGTACaattggggtgggggggtggaggagggtggATGAGGGTGGGGGGAAGCTTGAGGAGTCTCACGCCTAGGTGCGAGGAGATTATTCAAATAGGGCCCAAGGCGTAGAAGTAGGGATTGGAGGCTTGCCTAGCGCACAGAGCTATATCACAGCGTTAACAGGCAGCACGGAGCGTCATTTGAACTCCAGTCACTGACAGACGCATTTCACGGCTGGCTCCATAAGACACACATGCGCCATTCTCTGACGAAGGGACACACCGACGACCCAAATACACTCAGTGGTCCCCAGTCACCTGCTATTAGAGAGACTTTTGGCTTTTCCTCTGCTGGGAGACGCTTTGTGAAAGTCCTCCATGATGCTTGGAGCAGTTAAAATGGAAGGACACGAACACACCGACTGGAGCACCTACTACGGAGAGCCCGAGGTGGGTaccttaaatatatattttttcccccgTCTAAAGCCGATCCCATTTTATACAACTCAATATTAGCCCTGAGATAATATTAACTTTGTGATCAAATATTGACTTGAGGCGCCTCCAAATCCTCCCCCATCTCCACGCAGCGCACTATCCTAACAAAGTTGCTTGACATGTAGGGGGGGGCGAAACTTTTCACTCGGATTATAATTCATAAGTCTATACGTATCTTTTAAATCAGTTgattttttgtcatgttttccaCTCAACAAACATTTGAGTTGTTTGATTTTGGGtgattgatttaaatatttgtgttacAGGCGCGTTTTGTGTGCGAGCACAGTCCTATATTAGGTGTCAACATTTTCAGCGACATTGTACATTTTTAGTGGATTATCTGACATCATTTACTTGCCATAGACTAACAGTGGCATTACACACGTTCTTCAATATATGTAGCtgtattttttctcatttggaGACTATTTCTCGCGTGGAGCAAAACCTTCCACTGTTAccgtcatttatttatttcaaggaGTCATGCACCAAACGATGGCAAGTCTGCATGGCTAACACGACACTACAGAATATAACAAAAAAGAGCAATAACATAACGAGAGCGAAAGAACGAATACACCTCCATACATGTCAGTCACACATTACAGCTATAGCATGTCATTTAGGCGTATCTGAGGCGCAGACTATGCCTTTAACACTTTGGACATTAAAACGCCTTCATACGCTGTTGGTAAGCATTTACCACAATCTCAACCAGGTATTTAAAACCGTGTGGAAATGTACGAGACAGTGCGTATTAAAATAATGCTTCATTGATTTCATTTAATGCTATATTctgattttatttctctgagagtaaaacaaaaacatgttgatcAATGACTGTAATGCTTGTGCCAGATGAAACTGATGAGTGCCTCTTTTCTTCACTGACAGTGCTATACCTCCGTTGGCAACATGAACACCGGCCTGGGAATGAACTCTATGAATACCTACATGAGCATGTCCGGCATGAGCAGCACTGCCAACATGACGGCCAACTCCATGAACATGTCATACGTCAACACGGGCATGAGCCCCTCCATGACCGGCATGTCACCGGGAACCGGAGCCATGAACGGCATGGGCGCAAGCATGACTGCCATGAGCGCAGCCCTGAGCCCCAGTATGAGTCCTATGACCGCGCAGCCCGCGTCTATGAACGCCCTGACATCCTACACCAACATGAACGCCATGAGCCCCATATACGGACAGTCTAACATCAACAGGTCCAGAGACCCAAAGACCTACCGCAGGAGCTACACTCACGCCAAACCCCCGTATTCCTACATTTCCCTCATCACCATGGCCATCCAGCAGTCTCCCAGTAAGATGCTGACACTGGCCGAGATTTACCAGTGGATAATGGACCTCTTCCCTTTTTACCGACAAAACCAGCAGCGCTGGCAGAACTCCATTCGCCATTCTTTGTCCTTCAATGACTGTTTCCTCAAAGTGCCGAGGTCGCCGGATAAACCAGGGAAAGGCTCCTTTTGGACTCTCCATCCGGACTCCGGGAACATGTTTGAGAACGGCTGCTACCTGAGGAGGCAGAAGCGCTTCAAGTGCGACAAGAAGAGCATGAAGGATCCCAGCCGTAAAGGGGGAGACGGCGGCTCTTCCAACAGCAGTTCTGAAAGCTGCAACGGCAACGAGTCGCCGCATTCCAACTCCTCCACCAGCGACCACAAAAGGTCCCTGTCGGACATGAAGACGAGTCAGGCCCTGAGCCCGGAGCACGCCGCGTCCCCGGTGTCTCAGGGGCAGCACCTCATGTCTCAGCATCACTCGGTTCTTGCGCACGATGCGCACCTGAAGCCGGAGCACCACTACTCCTTCAACCACCCGTTCTCCATCAATAACCTCATGTCCTCggagcagcagcatcacaaAATGGACCTAAAGACTTACGAGCAGGTGATGCATTACTCCGGCTATGGCTCTCCTATGGCCGGGGCTCTTTCCATGGGCCCCATGGCGGGGAAACCCGGTCTGGATTCCTCATCCATACCTGACACAACTTACTATCAAGGCGTCTATTCCAGGCCAATCATGAACTCCTCATAAACTTCCATAAGAAATGGACTTTGTTCCCCttcaatttgtacatttgtaaaaacaaaaaatatagaCTTTGTGTACAATatgtatttcaaatatttttgacGTTTCCCACTGTTTTAGTTGTCGAGTTTGTTAGTAGCCTAATTATTTTAAGAGGATGTtgataattataattaaaagtaaTGATAATGTGACGAGATCTGTTCAGAAGTCGGCTTCAGGAATGAACCccaaagacaacaacaacaacaacaacaacaacaacaacaacttgcTGTAAAATAGCCTACATCTGCGTTACTGGATTCCGAAATGAATTTAAATGCCTCGCAGGATTTCTTCAATCATTTGTGTAATTCCTATTTATGGCTTGTATATGTGTATTCTTGTAGTGACAAGAGCAGA harbors:
- the foxa2 gene encoding forkhead box protein A2 isoform X3, with product MMLGAVKMEGHEHTDWSTYYGEPECYTSVGNMNTGLGMNSMNTYMSMSGMSSTANMTANSMNMSYVNTGMSPSMTGMSPGTGAMNGMGASMTAMSAALSPSMSPMTAQPASMNALTSYTNMNAMSPIYGQSNINRSRDPKTYRRSYTHAKPPYSYISLITMAIQQSPSKMLTLAEIYQWIMDLFPFYRQNQQRWQNSIRHSLSFNDCFLKVPRSPDKPGKGSFWTLHPDSGNMFENGCYLRRQKRFKCDKKSMKDPSRKGGDGGSSNSSSESCNGNESPHSNSSTSDHKRSLSDMKTSQALSPEHAASPVSQGQHLMSQHHSVLAHDAHLKPEHHYSFNHPFSINNLMSSEQQHHKMDLKTYEQVMHYSGYGSPMAGALSMGPMAGKPGLDSSSIPDTTYYQGVYSRPIMNSS
- the foxa2 gene encoding forkhead box protein A2 isoform X1, which encodes MANTTLQNITKKSNNITRAKERIHLHTCQSHITAIACHLGVSEAQTMPLTLWTLKRLHTLLVSIYHNLNQCYTSVGNMNTGLGMNSMNTYMSMSGMSSTANMTANSMNMSYVNTGMSPSMTGMSPGTGAMNGMGASMTAMSAALSPSMSPMTAQPASMNALTSYTNMNAMSPIYGQSNINRSRDPKTYRRSYTHAKPPYSYISLITMAIQQSPSKMLTLAEIYQWIMDLFPFYRQNQQRWQNSIRHSLSFNDCFLKVPRSPDKPGKGSFWTLHPDSGNMFENGCYLRRQKRFKCDKKSMKDPSRKGGDGGSSNSSSESCNGNESPHSNSSTSDHKRSLSDMKTSQALSPEHAASPVSQGQHLMSQHHSVLAHDAHLKPEHHYSFNHPFSINNLMSSEQQHHKMDLKTYEQVMHYSGYGSPMAGALSMGPMAGKPGLDSSSIPDTTYYQGVYSRPIMNSS
- the foxa2 gene encoding forkhead box protein A2 isoform X2 — translated: MANTTLQNITKKSNNITRAKERIHLHTCQSHITAIACHLGVSEAQTMPLTLWTLKRLHTLLCYTSVGNMNTGLGMNSMNTYMSMSGMSSTANMTANSMNMSYVNTGMSPSMTGMSPGTGAMNGMGASMTAMSAALSPSMSPMTAQPASMNALTSYTNMNAMSPIYGQSNINRSRDPKTYRRSYTHAKPPYSYISLITMAIQQSPSKMLTLAEIYQWIMDLFPFYRQNQQRWQNSIRHSLSFNDCFLKVPRSPDKPGKGSFWTLHPDSGNMFENGCYLRRQKRFKCDKKSMKDPSRKGGDGGSSNSSSESCNGNESPHSNSSTSDHKRSLSDMKTSQALSPEHAASPVSQGQHLMSQHHSVLAHDAHLKPEHHYSFNHPFSINNLMSSEQQHHKMDLKTYEQVMHYSGYGSPMAGALSMGPMAGKPGLDSSSIPDTTYYQGVYSRPIMNSS